GCTGATCGAAGGCCGCCAGCGGATCGGCTGGCGTCTGTGCCTTCTTCTTCTTGCGAAAGAAGCCGAAGATCATGTCTGGCCCGAGCCTAGCTGAACGGACGGCACAGGAGGCGAACCCGCGCGAGGTTGTCCTGGACCGCCTTGTTCCCCGCGGCCAGCGCCGTGAGGTAGCGGGCCGGCGTGAGCTGGTAGACACCCAGCAAGTGCTGGAGCAGCACCACGCTCTCGGTGGGCCGGCGGTCCGCGGGAGCCAGCGAGGCGGCCTCGGCCAGGGCGTCCAGGATGTCCGCCACCCGCGCGAGCACGTCCTGCCCCACCGCCTCGCGGCTCTGAGCTTGGGACTGTTCGGGGAAGAGCGCATCAAAGGAGGCCTCGACCGCCACCGGTGAAGTACCCGTACTGCGCTTGGAGGCCATGGACTCCAGGGCCTCCAGGTGCGGCCACAGCGCCTCGAGGTTCTCCGGCGAGTCGGGCGCCTCCGCAGGGAGCAGCGTGCGCCAGGGGGCGTCGAACTCGGTGCGCGCCCACTGGATCTCTTCGTCGGAGAGGTGGTGGTAGAAGGCGCGGCCACCCTGGGAGCGCTGCTCCTGCACCAGGGCGCGCAAGTCCATGTTCTCCTCGCCGAGCGAGATGAAGCTCAGCGCGATGGTGAGCGAGTCCACGGGAGCTCGGGTGCGGCGGATGATCTCCATGTCCACCCGGTCCTCGCCATCGGTGACGAGCACCACGGTGGCGCGGGCCAGGTACGGATCCCTGCCCTGCGCGGTGCGGATGGAGTCGAACGCGGACATCAGCGCCAGGGTGATGTCCGTCTGGCCCTCGGCGGGCGAGTGCCCGAAGAGCTTCTCGATCTGCCGGGTGGCCTCGGAGGCGGTGTCCACGCGAGCCAGTTCCGTGGGCGAGTCATTGAAGAAGGAGAAGTACAGCGGATCGAAAGGCAGCCCCTGGCGGGCCTTGGCGCGCAGGTTGTTGAGCTCGGCGATGAGCAGGGCGTCGCGGAACCGGGCGCGCGCGCCGTGCATGGAGCCCGAGGCATCCAGCACGTACACGCGCACGGCGGTCCGCTTGAGCTTCTTGGGCTTGGGCGGCGGCTCCTCCTCCATATACGCGCGCACGAGCTGCCGGTTGGCGGCCATGTCGTAGACGATCAGCCGAGGATCGGTGACGACGAAGTCATGCACCTCGTGGAGATTGCCCGTCGTCTCGAAGCGCATCTTCTGCGTGGGGTACGGCACGCGCTTGGGGACAGACCGGATTGCCCCGGTGTCCACCTGGGCGATTTCCTCGGAGAGCGAGTCCTCCACGTCGAAGTAGCGGGCGCACCCGGCCGCCAGCTCGAAGGCCGCGAGCTGCTCCGGGTTGAGCGAGAAGGCCAGGTCCGCCAGCAGATCGTCCGCGCGGGACTTCTTCCCGGGCTTCTCCTGGAGGCCCTCTTCCACCTCTCCGTCCTGCAGGCGGGGCTTCTCGCCGAACCAGCGGGACAGCTCCTGGCGCTCGGCCTGCTCCACGAAGGTCTTCATCTTGCTGGCCGAGGGCAGCATCGGCTCCAGCGCCGCACGCGCGGCCGAGGCCAGCTGCGCGTCCCCCGCCTCCACCGCCCGCTCATAGAGCCCCTTGAGCGAACGGTAGGCCTCTCCCGGCGAACGGCGGGCCGTGTGGCGCACCTGCTTCACCAGCTCCTCCAAGGAGCGCACGGCGGGGCTGGCTCGGATGCGCTCGCGGGCCTCGGCCACCTCCCGGCGCAACACCACGCCCCGGTCTCGATCGTGGTCCGCGCCCAGCCGCAGGAGCACCTCGTGGGCCAGATCCAGATCGCGCCGCTTCTGGAGCACGTCGTCCACGTTCTCCCTCGCCCGCTCGGCAAGGAACTCGGCAACGGCCATGCGCGCACTGGCGGGCGCCCGTCCCTGCCACACATGGTTGCGGCGAGGGAGGATCTCGAACGGCGGCGGCTGGGCTCCCGGCGCGGAGGAGAACACATCCGCCACCTTCACCACGCGCGCCAGCTGCACGAAGGCCCGCTCCAGCGCCGTCCGGGCTCCGGTGGGCATCTCCCCGGCCCGGCGCGCCCGCTCCACCTGGCGCATGCGGGTCTCGTACTCCTGCAGCGCCTCGGTGGCCCGGGCCGTCAGCGCCTCCGCGAGCTGCCCCGCCCTGCCCTTGCGAGCCCCGAGCGAGCGCAACAGGTGCGCGTCCGCCAGCGTGTGAACGCCGACCCGGTCCAGTTCCTTGTCGAGCGCCGCGATCGTGGGGAACGTGAGATCCACCTCGCCCGGCGCCATCAGCCCGAGCGCCCAGCCCACCATGCCCGCGGGACGGGCGGTGCTCTGCTGGAGCGAGTCCAGCCGCAGGCGCAGCTCCGTGAGCTTGGGAGCGAGCATGCTCAGTCCCTCACCGGAGCCGCCTCACGCGGCGCGCTGCGCTGACAGGCTCGAGGACTCACAGCGCCGACCGGACCTCCAGCACGCGCTTGCTGAAGCGCCCGAAGTCCTCATCAATCCCGCGCAGCTGGAACGAGAGCTTACGAGCGGACTCGCCCAGCTCACCCTGCATCGACCCGAGCGTGCCCAGCACGCCGCGGAGGCGCACCAGCTCGCCCTCCTTCAGCGCGAGCAACGGGAAGCGGCTCCGCACCAGCCGCTCGAAGGTGCGCTCTGCCTCCACCTTGCCCTTGGGAGCTTCGAGCTCCGGGAGCAGCACGGTGAGCAGCTGCGTCAACCAGCTCCGCAAGTACTTGATGCGCGTGTGGGCGAAGACCAGTTCGGCTTGCGCCACCGCCTGCCGGACGTTGTCCGAGAGGAACGAGGCCGCCTCCGAGGACCGCGCGAAGGACAGTTGGTTGTCCAGCCCCACCAATGCGGCCAGCTCTCCATCCGGTGCCCGGACGGAGAAGCTGTTGCGGTAGAACGAATAGGCGTCGCCGTTGACAACGGCACCGGGGGCTGGGGGCGGACTCGCCACCTCCCGTGCCAGCGTACGGGCGTGCTCGACCAGCCGCTGCTCCAGGGTGTCGCGGCACTGAGCGAGAACGGCCTCGGGAGGCACGCCCTCCTGCCGCAGGTTCTCCGCGACGGTCTGCACGGCGCGCGCGTACTGCTCGATGCGCTCGAACGGCGTGGTGGAGAGCACCTGCTTCGCGTACGCCAGCCCGAGCGGCTGGAGCAGCTCCTGCTTGAGTCCGGGCTGCGTGGGATCCAGCTCCTGCAGCGATTTCTCCAACTGGGTGAGCCGCCGCGAGTCCGAGGAGAGCGCCTCGAACGGATCGCGCTTCCCCGGAGGCCGAGGCGCCTGGAACGCCGCCGCCGCCCGCCGCCTCAGCGAGGCGACCACGCGCCGGCGCACCGCCATGTCCTCCATCCGCAGCCGCTCCATGGCCGCCGCGGCGCCCTCGGCCAGCAGCCCCGACAGCGCGGACGCCTGGGAGATCTCCTCCTCCAGGTTGTCGGCCAGAGCCACGAGCCCTTCGATCTTGAGCCCGTCCTCGAACTCCACGCTCTCGGCCGACAGGGCGATCATCTCCAGCAGTGCCTCGAGCGTGCGCGCGGAGGCCTCACACAGCGGGCCAAAGTGCGTCCGCAGCTCAGGAACGGAGCGGCACAGCTCCAACGTATCCTTGAAGGCCGCCGTGAGCTGGAGCCCACCCCGCCCTTCCGGCGCCGCGCCTCCCACTCCAGCAGCCGCTCCATCCTGGGGCGTCATGCTGCGGGCCAGCCGCTGCTCCACCGCCGCGAGCAGCCCGCGCGCGGCCACCAGCAAGGGAGCACGGTTCTCCGTGTGCCGCGGGCCCGGCACGAGCTTCACCAGCAGCCGCTGGGCCGTGATGGAGGCCAAGGCAGGCTGGAACGTGCGCGCCAGGGCCTCGGCGGCGGACACATCCTCGGCGGCGGCCAGCGCGGAGGACTCGCGCTCCACGCCGGTGACGAGCTCGTTGCGCACCTTGACCAGCGTCTCGTCGAAGGTCTTCTGCTCCAGCCGGACGATCTCCAGCTGCGCCCGCTCGCGCGGATCCACGGCGACTTTGAGGAGCGCCTCGGCCTCGGCCGCCTGCGGCCCTCCAAGCAGGAAGAACCAGCGGAGGGCGTCCAGATCCTCGATCGTCGCCTCCAGGGGCCGATCCGGGCGCTGGTAGATCTGATCGCGCACCACCGCGGCCTTGAGCGCCCACAGCGCCTTCACCACCGAGCGCTGGGAGAAGTACTTGGTGGGCACATAGTCCGGCAGCTTGGACACCTGGGCAGCCAGCGAGCGCTCCAGCCCATCCGCCAGCAACTCCACGCCCTCCAGCACCTGGCTGGAGACCTTCACCTTCTCCACGGACTCCTGGAGCACATCCAGTTGCTGCAGGGTGAGTGCGGCGCGAAGGTCCGGCCGTGAGCCGTGCATGAAGCGGTGGAGCATGGCGGCGCGGCTGGCGCGGCGGGCGAACGACTTGGGCACGAAAGCGATGAAGCTGAGCCGGTCCGCGAAGGCCAGCAGCAGCTCCGGCGAGCGCGCCAGCACCTCCGAGAGGTACCGGTTGCTCGTCATGATGGCGCACTCGATGCGGCCGCTCGTCACCCGGCGGCCGTGCTTGAGCTCACGCTCGTGCAGCACGTTGAGGATGGAGCGCAGCAGCATGTCGCGCCCGTCGAACACCTCGTCGAGGAACGCATGCACGGCGCCCAGCATGCCGTCATCGGTGATGTACTCGGTGCGGCCCGTCTCGGTGAGCACCTTGAAGTCCACCGGGCCAATGAGGTCCGTCTGCACCGTGGACTCGGCGATCTGCTTGGCGAAGAGGGACGGGCTGCCCGTCTTCTCATCGGTGATGCGCCCCAGCACCGCACTGGCGATGGCGCTCTTGGCCGTACCCGGAGGCCCCACGACGAGCACATGCTCCCGGCACAGCAGCGCCAGCTCGATCTGGATGAAGAGCGTCTCACGCTCGAGGTACGTCTCGCGCAGCTCGCCGAAGAAGCGGCGGAAGGCCTGCGCGGCCTGAGGAAGGGTCGTCGGGTGGGTCACGGGCAGCCAGGGCCAAACGGTAGGCCCGGCATGTTAGCCCCCACCCCTCGCCTATTTGAAGTGCACCGCACAGGCGCCA
This region of Hyalangium minutum genomic DNA includes:
- a CDS encoding vWA domain-containing protein, whose product is MLAPKLTELRLRLDSLQQSTARPAGMVGWALGLMAPGEVDLTFPTIAALDKELDRVGVHTLADAHLLRSLGARKGRAGQLAEALTARATEALQEYETRMRQVERARRAGEMPTGARTALERAFVQLARVVKVADVFSSAPGAQPPPFEILPRRNHVWQGRAPASARMAVAEFLAERARENVDDVLQKRRDLDLAHEVLLRLGADHDRDRGVVLRREVAEARERIRASPAVRSLEELVKQVRHTARRSPGEAYRSLKGLYERAVEAGDAQLASAARAALEPMLPSASKMKTFVEQAERQELSRWFGEKPRLQDGEVEEGLQEKPGKKSRADDLLADLAFSLNPEQLAAFELAAGCARYFDVEDSLSEEIAQVDTGAIRSVPKRVPYPTQKMRFETTGNLHEVHDFVVTDPRLIVYDMAANRQLVRAYMEEEPPPKPKKLKRTAVRVYVLDASGSMHGARARFRDALLIAELNNLRAKARQGLPFDPLYFSFFNDSPTELARVDTASEATRQIEKLFGHSPAEGQTDITLALMSAFDSIRTAQGRDPYLARATVVLVTDGEDRVDMEIIRRTRAPVDSLTIALSFISLGEENMDLRALVQEQRSQGGRAFYHHLSDEEIQWARTEFDAPWRTLLPAEAPDSPENLEALWPHLEALESMASKRSTGTSPVAVEASFDALFPEQSQAQSREAVGQDVLARVADILDALAEAASLAPADRRPTESVVLLQHLLGVYQLTPARYLTALAAGNKAVQDNLARVRLLCRPFS
- a CDS encoding AAA family ATPase — protein: MTHPTTLPQAAQAFRRFFGELRETYLERETLFIQIELALLCREHVLVVGPPGTAKSAIASAVLGRITDEKTGSPSLFAKQIAESTVQTDLIGPVDFKVLTETGRTEYITDDGMLGAVHAFLDEVFDGRDMLLRSILNVLHERELKHGRRVTSGRIECAIMTSNRYLSEVLARSPELLLAFADRLSFIAFVPKSFARRASRAAMLHRFMHGSRPDLRAALTLQQLDVLQESVEKVKVSSQVLEGVELLADGLERSLAAQVSKLPDYVPTKYFSQRSVVKALWALKAAVVRDQIYQRPDRPLEATIEDLDALRWFFLLGGPQAAEAEALLKVAVDPRERAQLEIVRLEQKTFDETLVKVRNELVTGVERESSALAAAEDVSAAEALARTFQPALASITAQRLLVKLVPGPRHTENRAPLLVAARGLLAAVEQRLARSMTPQDGAAAGVGGAAPEGRGGLQLTAAFKDTLELCRSVPELRTHFGPLCEASARTLEALLEMIALSAESVEFEDGLKIEGLVALADNLEEEISQASALSGLLAEGAAAAMERLRMEDMAVRRRVVASLRRRAAAAFQAPRPPGKRDPFEALSSDSRRLTQLEKSLQELDPTQPGLKQELLQPLGLAYAKQVLSTTPFERIEQYARAVQTVAENLRQEGVPPEAVLAQCRDTLEQRLVEHARTLAREVASPPPAPGAVVNGDAYSFYRNSFSVRAPDGELAALVGLDNQLSFARSSEAASFLSDNVRQAVAQAELVFAHTRIKYLRSWLTQLLTVLLPELEAPKGKVEAERTFERLVRSRFPLLALKEGELVRLRGVLGTLGSMQGELGESARKLSFQLRGIDEDFGRFSKRVLEVRSAL